One region of Streptomyces capillispiralis genomic DNA includes:
- a CDS encoding ABC transporter substrate-binding protein, whose translation MARPRPSRAAEALAAALLLVLTAACGSRLPESDFEHDGRSPSAPARDTGEPVRVGIVTSATSPVGGGAFTGPRDGAKAWFDRLNARGGIAGRPVEVRLCDDGGSGVGNNECVHRLIDEDEVVALVATTALDYAGASRVSRAGVPDIGGQPIGAAYDTYPHLYSIYGSSAPRNGTPGWDGELYGGTEVYRYFAREHGARTAAVVSYNQSASAAYARLVERGLRAEGYRVVTERVDFALPNFRAVAADLKEQGADLVFDAIDGHGNARLCQAMDDVGARVTAKVTHAQNWTSTVAEDLADAPRCRNALWATGSSRNFEDTGHRAVRAFRDATKGLRTHSQWQLEGWAAARWFTEAATSCARTGITRACVDARVNGAEGYTAGGLLLPVSFRPSPEPPGTSRACLSVARWRDGEGWVTQGDMNRTCFRVPHLAYEP comes from the coding sequence ATGGCTCGCCCCCGGCCATCCCGGGCTGCTGAGGCACTCGCCGCGGCCCTGCTCCTCGTCCTGACCGCGGCCTGCGGCAGCCGCCTGCCGGAGAGCGACTTCGAGCACGACGGCCGCAGCCCGTCCGCCCCCGCCCGGGACACCGGCGAACCGGTCCGCGTGGGCATCGTCACCAGCGCCACCAGCCCGGTCGGCGGCGGCGCCTTCACCGGCCCGCGCGACGGCGCGAAGGCCTGGTTCGACCGGCTCAACGCGCGCGGCGGCATCGCCGGACGGCCCGTCGAGGTGCGGCTGTGCGACGACGGCGGCAGCGGCGTCGGCAACAACGAGTGCGTGCACCGGCTGATCGACGAGGACGAGGTCGTCGCCCTGGTGGCCACCACCGCCCTGGACTACGCGGGCGCCTCCCGCGTCTCCCGCGCGGGGGTGCCCGACATCGGCGGCCAGCCCATCGGCGCCGCGTACGACACCTACCCGCACCTGTACAGCATCTACGGCAGCAGCGCGCCCAGGAACGGCACCCCCGGCTGGGACGGCGAGCTGTACGGCGGCACGGAGGTCTACCGCTACTTCGCGCGCGAGCACGGCGCCCGCACGGCCGCGGTCGTCTCCTACAACCAGTCGGCGTCCGCCGCCTACGCCCGGCTCGTCGAACGGGGGCTGAGGGCCGAGGGCTACCGGGTCGTCACCGAACGGGTCGACTTCGCGCTGCCCAACTTCCGCGCGGTGGCCGCCGACCTGAAGGAGCAGGGCGCCGACCTGGTCTTCGACGCCATCGACGGCCACGGCAACGCCCGGCTGTGCCAGGCCATGGACGACGTCGGCGCCCGGGTCACCGCCAAGGTCACCCACGCGCAGAACTGGACCTCCACCGTCGCCGAGGACCTCGCGGACGCGCCGCGCTGCCGCAACGCGCTGTGGGCGACCGGCTCCAGCCGCAACTTCGAGGACACCGGCCACCGGGCCGTACGCGCGTTCAGGGACGCCACGAAGGGGCTGCGGACGCACTCGCAGTGGCAGCTGGAGGGCTGGGCGGCCGCCCGCTGGTTCACCGAGGCGGCGACGTCCTGTGCGCGCACGGGCATCACCCGCGCGTGCGTCGACGCCCGGGTGAACGGCGCCGAGGGCTACACCGCCGGCGGGCTGCTGCTCCCCGTGTCGTTCAGGCCGTCGCCCGAGCCGCCGGGGACCAGCAGGGCCTGCCTGTCCGTGGCCCGCTGGCGGGACGGCGAGGGCTGGGTCACCCAGGGCGACATGAACCGCACCTGCTTCCGGGTGCCGCACCTGGCGTACGAGCCCTGA
- the ctaD gene encoding cytochrome c oxidase subunit I, producing MGTQTVHAAARPARRQRGGRVVIDWLTTTDHKRIGHLYLVTSFVFFLIAGVMALLMRAELARPGLQLIDNQQYNQMFTLHGTIMLLLFATPSFAGFANELMPLQIGAPDVAFPRLNMFSYWLFLFGGLIVLGSLVVTGGPAAYGWFAYAPLNSEHFSPGLGPDLWIMGLALSGFGTILGAVNFIATIVGMRAPGMTMFRMPLFVWNTLFTSILILMAFPVLAAALLVLESDRRFGSHVFEAANGGALLWQHLFWFFGHPEVYIIALPFFGIVTEIIPVFSRKPLFGYLTLVGATMAITGLSVVVWAHHMFATGAVLLPFFSFMSFLIAVPTGVKFFNWTGTMIKGSLSFETPMLWATGFLVSFLFGGLTGVLLASPPLDFHVTDSYFVVAHFHYVVFGTVVFATFAGFYFWWPKFTGKMLDERLGKIQFWTLFVGFHTTFLVQHWLGAEGMPRRYSDYLAADGFTALNTLSTIGAFLLGLSTLPFLYNVWKTAKYGEKVEVDDPWGFGRSLEWATSCPPPRHNFTTLPRIRSESPAFDMNHPEYAAVTSQPEPGSEQAGPEPR from the coding sequence ATGGGGACGCAGACCGTTCACGCGGCGGCACGGCCGGCGCGCCGGCAGCGGGGCGGGCGGGTGGTGATCGACTGGCTGACCACCACCGACCACAAGAGGATCGGCCACCTCTACCTGGTCACGTCGTTCGTGTTCTTCCTGATCGCGGGCGTGATGGCGCTGCTGATGCGGGCCGAGCTGGCCCGGCCGGGACTTCAGCTCATCGACAACCAGCAGTACAACCAGATGTTCACGCTGCACGGCACGATCATGCTGCTGCTGTTCGCGACGCCCAGCTTCGCCGGGTTCGCCAACGAGCTGATGCCGCTGCAGATCGGCGCGCCCGACGTGGCCTTCCCCCGGCTGAACATGTTCTCGTACTGGCTGTTCCTGTTCGGCGGTCTGATCGTGCTCGGCTCGCTGGTGGTGACCGGGGGGCCGGCCGCCTACGGCTGGTTCGCGTACGCGCCGCTGAACAGCGAGCACTTCTCGCCGGGCCTCGGCCCCGACCTGTGGATCATGGGGCTGGCGCTGTCCGGCTTCGGCACCATCCTCGGCGCGGTCAACTTCATCGCCACCATCGTCGGGATGCGCGCCCCGGGGATGACGATGTTCCGGATGCCGCTGTTCGTCTGGAACACGCTGTTCACGTCGATCCTGATCCTGATGGCGTTCCCGGTGCTGGCGGCGGCGCTGCTGGTGCTGGAGTCGGACCGGCGGTTCGGCTCGCACGTCTTCGAGGCGGCGAACGGCGGGGCGCTGCTGTGGCAGCACCTGTTCTGGTTCTTCGGCCATCCCGAGGTCTACATCATCGCGCTGCCGTTCTTCGGCATCGTCACCGAGATCATCCCGGTCTTCAGCCGCAAGCCGCTGTTCGGCTATCTGACGCTGGTGGGCGCCACCATGGCCATCACGGGCCTGTCGGTCGTGGTGTGGGCGCACCACATGTTCGCCACCGGTGCGGTGCTGCTGCCGTTCTTCTCCTTCATGAGCTTCCTGATCGCGGTGCCGACGGGCGTGAAGTTCTTCAACTGGACCGGCACCATGATCAAGGGCTCGCTGTCCTTCGAGACGCCGATGCTGTGGGCGACCGGGTTCCTGGTGTCGTTCCTGTTCGGCGGGCTGACCGGGGTGCTGCTCGCGTCGCCGCCGCTGGACTTCCACGTCACGGACTCGTACTTCGTCGTCGCCCACTTCCACTACGTCGTCTTCGGCACCGTCGTCTTCGCGACCTTCGCCGGGTTCTACTTCTGGTGGCCCAAGTTCACCGGGAAGATGCTCGACGAACGGCTGGGCAAGATCCAGTTCTGGACCCTCTTCGTCGGCTTCCACACCACGTTCCTGGTGCAGCACTGGCTGGGCGCCGAGGGCATGCCGCGCCGTTACTCCGACTACCTGGCGGCGGACGGCTTCACCGCGCTCAACACCCTCTCGACCATCGGCGCCTTCCTGCTCGGCCTCTCCACGCTGCCGTTCCTCTACAACGTCTGGAAGACCGCCAAGTACGGCGAGAAGGTCGAGGTCGACGACCCGTGGGGCTTCGGCCGCTCCCTGGAGTGGGCCACCTCGTGCCCCCCGCCCCGGCACAACTTCACGACGCTGCCCCGGATCCGCTCGGAGTCGCCGGCGTTCGACATGAACCACCCGGAGTACGCGGCCGTGACCTCCCAGCCGGAGCCAGGGAGCGAGCAAGCCGGTCCCGAGCCCCGCTGA
- a CDS encoding I78 family peptidase inhibitor gives MAPIPTPSAEPHDTPDSYVGLAADRAERLARERGWSTVRALPPGAIITMEYRSGRLNFEVRDGRVARAWKG, from the coding sequence ATGGCACCCATTCCGACACCCTCCGCGGAACCCCACGACACCCCGGACTCCTATGTAGGCCTCGCCGCGGACCGGGCGGAGCGCCTCGCGCGCGAGCGCGGCTGGTCCACGGTGCGGGCACTGCCGCCGGGCGCGATCATCACCATGGAGTACCGCTCGGGGCGGCTGAACTTCGAGGTGAGGGACGGTCGCGTGGCGCGGGCCTGGAAGGGCTGA
- a CDS encoding phosphatase PAP2 family protein — MRTERKPTRLDRVFARLDREPERPAHIGVPRMSRHRVVLFGAALAFYLAIVWAVLITSWLVRLDWQVMFFRPYQQWSEIHAFVDYYVVLGQRGPTAVMVAAWLGWRSWRQHTLRPLLALGVSLLLLNVTVGAAKYGMGRLGPHYATEIGSNEMWLGGDIFPSGHTANAVVTWGILAYLASTPRARRWLSALSAVTSLGVGLSTVYIGTHWLSDVILGWVAGLLILLALPWFEPLIARAETRILALRDRLRARWSGRAPAAGPVGRPVPLKPLTDRPDPAPEPLHAGRPATRSPAYLAPGPHTTRAERSPVTPAGSRRPPHSERHPRGTTPATRP, encoded by the coding sequence GTGCGTACCGAACGGAAGCCCACCCGTCTGGACCGGGTGTTCGCGAGGCTGGATCGTGAGCCGGAACGACCGGCTCACATCGGCGTGCCGCGGATGAGCCGGCACCGGGTGGTGCTTTTCGGCGCCGCCCTGGCCTTCTACCTGGCGATCGTGTGGGCCGTGCTGATCACCTCCTGGCTGGTCCGGCTGGACTGGCAGGTGATGTTCTTCCGCCCCTACCAGCAGTGGTCCGAGATCCACGCCTTCGTCGACTACTACGTGGTCCTCGGCCAGCGCGGACCGACCGCCGTGATGGTCGCGGCCTGGCTGGGCTGGCGCTCCTGGCGGCAGCACACCCTGCGCCCGCTGCTCGCCCTCGGCGTCTCCCTGCTGCTGCTCAACGTCACCGTGGGTGCCGCCAAGTACGGCATGGGGCGCCTGGGGCCGCACTACGCGACCGAGATCGGCTCGAACGAGATGTGGCTCGGCGGCGATATATTTCCCAGCGGCCACACCGCCAACGCCGTGGTGACCTGGGGAATCCTGGCCTATCTGGCCTCCACCCCGAGAGCCCGCCGCTGGCTGTCCGCGCTCTCCGCGGTGACCTCGCTCGGCGTGGGGCTGTCCACCGTCTACATCGGGACCCACTGGCTGAGCGACGTGATCCTGGGCTGGGTCGCCGGCCTGCTGATCCTGCTCGCGCTGCCCTGGTTCGAGCCGCTGATCGCGCGCGCCGAGACCCGGATCCTCGCCCTGCGCGACCGGTTGCGGGCGCGCTGGAGCGGGAGGGCACCGGCGGCGGGCCCGGTCGGGCGGCCCGTCCCGCTCAAGCCGCTCACCGACCGTCCTGACCCGGCTCCCGAGCCGCTCCACGCGGGCCGTCCGGCCACCCGGTCGCCCGCCTATCTGGCGCCCGGCCCGCACACCACCCGCGCGGAGCGCTCCCCGGTCACCCCGGCGGGCAGTCGCCGTCCGCCGCACTCGGAGCGTCACCCGCGCGGCACGACACCCGCGACCCGTCCCTGA
- a CDS encoding glycosyltransferase family 39 protein produces MNVLETRAAPVRPGALRRAAPALLGYAAVRALGLVVLALWSEARGKDAYTLLTARWDALWYTRVAELGYGYEVRLPNGDVHSNLAFFPLLPWLERLVAAVSPLSPADGGFVVSLLASLAAAWGIFAVADHVYGRRAGVCAVLLWAVLPVGVVQSMAYSESLFTALAAWSLYAVLTGRWVTAGVLAGLAGLTRPVGLAVVAAVWAAGTAAFLRDRSAEGAESVPRRPSFVRQRSAGPADGARAGERAGPSATARRVRTPDGARRGPRAPGVRVRRALGMLLAPLGTAGYVLWVGHRTGSGPLGYLDVQAGWRNGFDGGYAFARFVAGKFTSLPSVPAGLGLLLGVGLLMWLYVVCVRQRQPLPLLVYAGVVTALALCASSYFGSKPRLLMPAFPLLLPLALALARLRTPRSALVLGPVAVASAVYGAFWLNGSGPP; encoded by the coding sequence GTGAACGTTCTCGAGACGCGCGCCGCACCGGTCCGCCCCGGGGCACTGCGCCGGGCCGCACCGGCGCTCCTCGGGTACGCCGCCGTGCGTGCCCTGGGCCTGGTCGTCCTGGCCCTGTGGAGCGAGGCGCGCGGCAAGGACGCGTACACCTTGCTGACCGCCCGCTGGGACGCCCTGTGGTACACCCGGGTCGCGGAGCTGGGGTACGGCTACGAGGTGCGGCTGCCCAACGGCGACGTGCACTCCAACCTGGCGTTCTTCCCCCTGCTCCCCTGGCTGGAGCGGCTGGTGGCGGCGGTGTCGCCGCTGTCCCCCGCCGACGGGGGGTTCGTCGTCTCCCTGCTCGCCTCGCTCGCCGCGGCCTGGGGGATCTTCGCGGTGGCCGACCATGTGTACGGGCGCCGGGCCGGGGTGTGCGCGGTGCTGCTGTGGGCGGTGCTGCCGGTGGGCGTCGTGCAGTCGATGGCGTACAGCGAGTCGCTGTTCACCGCGCTCGCCGCCTGGTCGCTGTACGCGGTGCTGACGGGCCGCTGGGTGACGGCCGGGGTCCTGGCGGGACTGGCGGGACTGACCCGGCCGGTGGGGCTGGCGGTGGTCGCGGCGGTGTGGGCGGCGGGGACCGCAGCGTTCCTGCGCGACCGCTCCGCCGAAGGCGCGGAGAGCGTGCCGCGCCGCCCCTCCTTCGTGCGGCAACGGAGCGCGGGACCGGCGGACGGCGCGCGGGCCGGCGAACGCGCCGGTCCTTCCGCGACGGCCCGGCGCGTCCGCACACCGGACGGAGCCCGGCGCGGTCCGCGCGCCCCCGGTGTCCGCGTGCGCCGGGCGCTCGGCATGCTCCTCGCGCCCCTGGGGACCGCCGGTTACGTTCTGTGGGTCGGGCACCGGACCGGCAGCGGTCCGCTGGGGTACCTCGACGTCCAGGCCGGATGGCGCAACGGGTTCGACGGGGGATACGCCTTCGCCCGCTTCGTCGCCGGGAAGTTCACGTCGCTCCCGTCCGTCCCGGCGGGGCTCGGACTGCTCCTCGGAGTCGGCCTCCTGATGTGGCTGTACGTGGTCTGCGTACGGCAGCGCCAGCCGCTCCCCCTGCTGGTGTACGCCGGTGTCGTCACCGCGCTCGCCCTGTGCGCGTCGAGCTACTTCGGCTCGAAGCCGCGTCTGCTGATGCCCGCGTTCCCCCTGCTGCTGCCCCTCGCCCTGGCCCTGGCCCGGCTGCGTACGCCCAGGTCGGCGCTGGTGCTGGGGCCGGTCGCGGTCGCCTCGGCGGTGTACGGCGCGTTCTGGCTGAACGGCTCGGGGCCGCCCTGA
- a CDS encoding MFS transporter, which translates to MSGTTTAAALRRRAAGAGANRWVVLVVLCASLLLVAVDATVLHVAVPAVTEDLRPGGVELLWIVDAYPLVCASLLILFGTLGDRVGRRRVLLLGYALFGVASGTAALADSAQVLIAARALLGVGGAMIMPATLSILRQVFPDRRERALAIGIWSAVAAVGAAVGPLLGGFLLEHFWWGSVFLVNIPLMLVSLPVGWLLLPESKGEGDGPWDVVGALMAAAGLFAVVLGVKRLGGGDSVGSPWTVVPLLGGAALLALFVRRQRRRTHPLVDLRMFARPAFSTSVVCIVLAMLALVGLELIAAQYLQLVLGLSPLETGLRLLPLTVAAMAAGLAGARMLRRFGPRRMVGAGFCLTAAAVVSLTAMGGHDNFPLLLTGFVLLGFGLETTLFGAYESMLSEAPQDQAGGAAAIGETSYQLGAGIGIALLGSVMNAAYAPGLDGVPGVPARASAAAGHSLGEAYEVAERLGGPAGEALRHAARHAFVHGLHVTLLVSAGLLLLGAAMALRLPRAMQCETPAVEVPAPREATRRRGSELKV; encoded by the coding sequence ATGTCCGGGACGACCACGGCCGCCGCACTGCGCCGTCGGGCGGCCGGGGCCGGTGCCAACCGCTGGGTGGTACTCGTCGTCCTCTGCGCCAGCCTGCTGCTGGTCGCCGTCGACGCCACCGTCCTGCACGTGGCGGTCCCCGCCGTCACGGAGGACCTCAGGCCCGGCGGGGTGGAGCTGCTCTGGATCGTCGACGCCTACCCCTTGGTCTGCGCCTCGCTGCTGATCCTGTTCGGCACCCTGGGCGACCGGGTCGGCCGCAGACGCGTCCTGCTGCTGGGCTACGCCCTGTTCGGCGTCGCGTCCGGGACGGCCGCCCTCGCGGACAGCGCCCAGGTGCTGATCGCGGCCCGGGCACTGCTCGGCGTCGGCGGCGCGATGATCATGCCCGCGACGCTGTCGATCCTGCGCCAGGTCTTCCCCGACCGGCGCGAACGGGCGCTCGCCATCGGCATCTGGAGCGCGGTCGCCGCGGTGGGCGCGGCCGTCGGACCACTGCTCGGCGGCTTCCTGCTGGAGCACTTCTGGTGGGGCTCGGTCTTCCTGGTCAACATCCCGCTGATGCTGGTCAGCCTCCCGGTCGGGTGGCTGCTGCTGCCGGAGTCGAAGGGCGAGGGCGACGGCCCCTGGGACGTGGTCGGCGCGCTGATGGCCGCCGCCGGACTGTTCGCGGTGGTCCTCGGCGTGAAGCGGCTCGGCGGCGGCGACTCCGTGGGCAGCCCCTGGACCGTGGTGCCGCTGCTCGGCGGCGCCGCGCTGCTGGCCCTCTTCGTGCGCCGGCAGCGGCGCCGCACGCACCCACTGGTCGACCTGCGGATGTTCGCACGGCCGGCGTTCAGCACGTCGGTGGTCTGCATCGTGCTGGCGATGCTCGCCCTGGTGGGCCTGGAGCTGATCGCGGCGCAGTACCTCCAGCTCGTGCTGGGGCTCTCCCCGCTGGAGACCGGACTGCGCCTGCTGCCACTGACCGTCGCGGCGATGGCGGCGGGGCTCGCGGGCGCGCGGATGCTGCGGAGGTTCGGCCCGCGCCGCATGGTCGGCGCCGGCTTCTGCCTGACGGCCGCCGCGGTGGTGTCCCTGACCGCGATGGGCGGACACGACAACTTCCCGCTGCTGCTCACCGGTTTCGTGCTGCTCGGCTTCGGCCTGGAGACCACGCTGTTCGGGGCGTACGAGTCGATGCTCAGCGAGGCGCCGCAGGACCAGGCCGGCGGGGCGGCGGCGATCGGCGAGACCTCCTACCAGCTGGGTGCCGGGATCGGGATCGCGCTGCTCGGCAGCGTCATGAACGCCGCCTACGCTCCCGGCCTCGACGGCGTGCCCGGGGTGCCCGCGCGGGCGTCCGCCGCGGCGGGCCACTCGCTGGGCGAGGCGTACGAGGTGGCGGAACGGCTCGGCGGGCCCGCCGGGGAGGCCCTGCGGCACGCGGCGCGCCACGCCTTCGTGCACGGCCTGCACGTGACCCTGCTGGTGAGCGCGGGCCTGCTGCTGCTCGGCGCGGCGATGGCGCTGCGGCTGCCGCGGGCGATGCAGTGCGAGACGCCGGCCGTGGAGGTGCCCGCGCCGCGCGAGGCCACGCGGCGGCGTGGCTCCGAGCTGAAGGTGTGA
- a CDS encoding acyl-CoA dehydrogenase family protein, which produces MSASAKLPPFDPADPLGLDDLLEPEDLAIRDTVRAWAEDRVLPYVADWYEKGELPVIRELARELGGIGALGMSLDGYGCAGASAVQYGLACLELEAADSGIRSLVSVQGSLAMYAIHRFGSEEQKQRWLPGMAAGEIIGCFGLTEPDHGSDPASMRTYAKKDGTDWVLNGRKMWITNGSVAGVAVVWARTDDGIRGFLVPAGSAGFSAPEIKHKWSLRASVTSELVLDDVRLPADAVLPEVTGLKGPLSCLSHARYGIVWGAMGAARSSFEAAVGYATSREQFGRPIGGFQLTQAKLADMAVELHKGLLLAHHLGRRMDAGRLRPEQVSFGKLNNVREAIDICRTARTILGANGISLAYPVMRHATNLESVLTYEGTVEMHQLVLGKALTGLDAFR; this is translated from the coding sequence ATGTCCGCGTCCGCGAAGTTGCCCCCCTTCGACCCCGCCGACCCGCTCGGCCTCGACGACCTGCTGGAGCCGGAGGACCTGGCGATCCGGGACACGGTGCGCGCCTGGGCCGAGGACCGGGTGCTGCCGTACGTCGCCGACTGGTACGAGAAGGGCGAGCTGCCCGTCATCCGGGAACTGGCGCGGGAACTCGGCGGGATCGGCGCGCTCGGCATGTCCCTCGACGGCTACGGCTGCGCGGGCGCGAGCGCCGTCCAGTACGGGCTCGCGTGCCTGGAGCTGGAGGCGGCCGACTCCGGCATCCGCTCGCTGGTCTCCGTCCAGGGCTCGCTCGCGATGTACGCGATCCACCGGTTCGGCAGCGAGGAGCAGAAGCAGCGCTGGCTGCCCGGCATGGCGGCCGGCGAGATCATCGGCTGCTTCGGGCTGACCGAACCCGACCACGGCTCCGACCCCGCCTCGATGCGCACGTACGCCAAGAAGGACGGCACGGACTGGGTGCTGAACGGGCGCAAGATGTGGATCACCAACGGATCCGTGGCCGGGGTCGCCGTGGTGTGGGCGCGCACCGACGACGGGATCCGCGGTTTCCTGGTGCCGGCCGGCAGCGCGGGCTTCTCCGCCCCCGAGATCAAGCACAAGTGGTCGCTGCGCGCCTCCGTCACCAGCGAGCTGGTCCTCGACGACGTGCGGCTGCCCGCCGACGCGGTGCTGCCGGAGGTGACCGGGCTCAAGGGGCCGCTCAGCTGTCTGTCGCACGCCCGGTACGGGATCGTCTGGGGCGCCATGGGCGCCGCGCGCAGCTCCTTCGAGGCGGCCGTCGGTTACGCGACGTCACGGGAGCAGTTCGGGCGGCCCATCGGCGGGTTCCAGCTGACCCAGGCCAAGCTCGCCGACATGGCGGTCGAACTGCACAAGGGGTTGCTGCTCGCCCACCATCTGGGGCGGCGCATGGATGCCGGCCGCCTGCGTCCCGAGCAGGTCAGCTTCGGCAAGCTCAACAACGTGCGCGAGGCCATCGACATCTGCCGCACGGCGCGGACGATCCTCGGTGCCAACGGGATCTCGCTCGCCTACCCGGTGATGCGGCACGCGACCAATCTGGAATCGGTGCTCACCTACGAGGGCACCGTCGAAATGCACCAGCTCGTGCTGGGCAAGGCGCTCACCGGGCTCGACGCCTTCCGGTGA
- a CDS encoding cell division protein SepF, with protein sequence MGSVRKASAWLGLVDDNEDERYYDDDYSEGTEPGEAWVTDPRVKVAADVAEEKGRRIGTVTPDSFRDARAIGELFRDGVPVIMNLTAMDATDAKRVVDFAAGLIFGLRGSIERVSSRVFLLSPADTEVVSGEPAAHRSDGFFNQS encoded by the coding sequence ATGGGATCGGTACGCAAGGCGAGTGCCTGGCTGGGCCTCGTCGACGACAACGAAGACGAGCGCTACTACGACGACGACTACTCCGAGGGGACCGAGCCCGGGGAGGCCTGGGTCACCGACCCGCGGGTCAAGGTGGCCGCGGACGTCGCCGAGGAGAAGGGCCGCCGGATCGGCACGGTCACCCCGGACAGTTTCCGGGACGCCCGCGCCATCGGCGAGCTGTTCCGCGACGGTGTTCCCGTCATCATGAACCTCACGGCCATGGACGCCACCGACGCCAAGCGCGTCGTCGACTTCGCGGCGGGCCTGATCTTCGGTCTGCGCGGTTCCATCGAGCGCGTCTCCAGCCGGGTGTTCCTGCTCAGCCCGGCCGACACCGAGGTGGTCAGCGGGGAGCCGGCCGCGCACCGGTCGGACGGCTTCTTCAACCAGAGCTGA
- a CDS encoding DUF5685 family protein, translated as MFGMVRPCRHRLGEKLTAQWMAHLCGLCLALRGGHGQLARVVTNYDGLLVSVLTEAQAGSGDAGRRTAGPCPLRGMRTASVAHGEGARLAAAVSLVLASAKVRDHVADGDGLLARRPVALAARRVAASWDRAGARTGSDVGFDTAVLLDAVDRQTGIETLAGPGTPILTVTEPTETATAAAFAHTAVLAGRPRNAVPLAEAGRLFGRLAHLLDAVEDRDADTASGAWNPLTATGTPLSEARRLADDAVHGIRLALREVEFRDGGLAHRLLVHELPNSVHRAFGTVSCAHGTGPYAPPGTPGGPGAPPPPEPPRRDRRGALAGCAVWLGLACTCQLCCGTYEDPWNGERKEGTCSTCDCSGCGDCCQCCQCCNCGGEDGCCDGCDCGCDCGC; from the coding sequence GTGTTCGGAATGGTCAGGCCGTGTCGGCACCGGCTCGGGGAGAAGCTCACGGCCCAGTGGATGGCCCATTTGTGCGGGCTGTGCCTCGCGTTGCGCGGGGGCCACGGGCAGCTCGCCCGCGTCGTCACCAATTACGACGGGCTCCTCGTTTCCGTGCTGACGGAGGCTCAGGCCGGGTCTGGTGACGCGGGACGGCGCACCGCGGGACCCTGCCCGCTGCGCGGCATGCGCACCGCGTCCGTCGCGCACGGCGAGGGCGCCCGGCTCGCGGCGGCCGTCTCCCTCGTCCTCGCCTCCGCCAAGGTGCGCGACCACGTCGCCGACGGGGACGGACTGCTGGCCCGCAGGCCGGTGGCGCTCGCCGCCCGCCGGGTCGCGGCGAGCTGGGACCGGGCCGGGGCGCGGACCGGTTCGGACGTCGGGTTCGACACGGCCGTCCTCCTCGACGCCGTGGACCGGCAGACCGGCATCGAGACCCTCGCCGGGCCCGGCACCCCGATCCTCACCGTCACCGAGCCGACCGAGACCGCGACCGCCGCGGCCTTCGCGCACACCGCCGTGCTCGCCGGACGACCGCGCAACGCCGTCCCCCTCGCGGAGGCGGGACGCCTCTTCGGGCGCCTCGCGCACCTGCTGGACGCCGTGGAGGACAGGGACGCCGACACCGCGTCGGGCGCCTGGAACCCGCTCACCGCCACCGGAACCCCGCTGTCCGAGGCCCGCCGGCTCGCCGACGACGCGGTGCACGGCATCCGGCTCGCGCTGCGGGAGGTGGAGTTCCGCGACGGCGGACTCGCACACCGGCTCCTCGTCCATGAACTGCCCAACTCCGTCCACCGTGCCTTCGGTACGGTCTCCTGTGCCCACGGAACCGGCCCCTACGCACCCCCCGGCACTCCCGGTGGCCCCGGCGCCCCGCCGCCTCCCGAGCCGCCGCGCCGCGACCGGCGCGGGGCGCTGGCCGGCTGCGCCGTGTGGCTGGGGCTCGCCTGCACCTGCCAGTTGTGCTGCGGTACCTACGAGGACCCCTGGAACGGGGAGCGCAAGGAGGGCACCTGTTCCACCTGCGACTGCAGCGGGTGCGGCGACTGCTGCCAGTGCTGTCAGTGCTGCAACTGCGGCGGCGAGGACGGTTGTTGCGACGGCTGCGACTGCGGCTGCGACTGCGGCTGCTGA